The proteins below come from a single Camelus bactrianus isolate YW-2024 breed Bactrian camel chromosome 2, ASM4877302v1, whole genome shotgun sequence genomic window:
- the TKTL2 gene encoding transketolase-like protein 2 produces the protein MADNGPPDAGTVQVLQDLANRLRIHSIRATCASGSGHPTSCCSAAEIVSVLFFHTMRYRQTEPRHPDNDRFILSKGHAAPLLYAAWVEAGGVDEPDLLNLRTIHCDLEGHPTPRLPFVDVATGSLGQGLGAACGMAYTGKYLDKAGYRVFCLMGDGESSEGSVWEALAFASHYSLDNLVAVFDVNRLGQSGVTPLKHCTDAYRSRCEAFGWNTYLVDGHDVEALCHVFCQAAQVKNKPTAIVAKTFKGRGIPNVEDAENWHGKPMTKERAEEVIRLIESQIQTNRNLIPNPPVEGSPQISITNIKMSSLPDYKVGDKIATQKAYGLALAKLGRANGRVIVLDGDPKNTFCEIFKKEHPERFIECFTAEQNMVSVALGCATRGRTIAFVTTLAAFLTRAFDQIRMGAISRTNINLIGSHCGLSVVADGPSQMALDDIAMFRSIPNCTIFYPSDAVSTEHAIYLAANTKGMCFIRTSGQDTAVIYTPGENFEIGQAKVVRHSSNDKVTVIGAGVTLHEALVAADALSQQGISVCVIDPFTIKPLDAATIISKAKATGGWVITVEEHCQEGGIGEAVCGAVSGEPGIHVHQLAVSAMPPSEKPSELLDTFGISARHIIAAVKNTLMN, from the coding sequence ATGGCCGACAACGGCCCGCCGGACGCCGGCACCGTGCAGGTGCTGCAGGACCTGGCCAACCGCCTGCGCATCCATTCCATCAGGGCCACGTGTGCCTCCGGCTCCGGCCACCCCACGTCGTGCTGCAGCGCCGCCGAGATCGTGTCGGTGCTCTTCTTCCACACGATGAGGTACAGGCAGACGGAGCCGCGGCACCCCGACAACGACAGATTCATCCTCTCCAAGGGCCACGCAGCGCCACTCCTCTACGCCGCCTGGGTGGAGGCGGGCGGCGTCGACGAACCCGACCTGCTGAACTTGAGGACAATCCACTGTGACCTGGAGGGGCATCCCACCCCCAGACTGCCGTTTGTCGATGTGGCGACAGGGTCactggggcaggggttgggggccGCGTGCGGCATGGCTTATACCGGCAAGTACCTGGACAAGGCCGGCTACCGCGTGTTCTGCCTCATGGGCGACGGCGAATCTTCGGAAGGCTCTGTCTGGGAAGCGTTGGCCTTTGCTTCCCACTACAGTTTGGACAATCTTGTGGCAGTCTTCGACGTGAACCGCCTGGGACAAAGTGGCGTCACGCCCCTGAAGCACTGCACAGACGCCTATCGGAGTCGCTGCGAGGCCTTTGGGTGGAACACTTACTTAGTGGATGGCCACGATGTGGAGGCGTTGTGCCACGTGTTTTGCCAAGCAGCTCAAGTGAAGAACAAGCCCACTGCCATAGTTGCGAAGACCTTCAAGGGCCGGGGGATTCCAAACGTTGAGGATGCAGAAAATTGGCATGGAAAGCCAATGACaaaagaaagagcagaggaaGTCATCAGACTCATTGAGAGTCAGATCCAGACCAATCGGAATCTCATTCCAAACCCCCCTGTTGAAGGTTCCCCTCAGATCAGCATCACGAATATAAAGATGAGCTCTCTGCCTGATTATAAAGTGGGCGACAAGATAGCGACTCAGAAAGCATATGGTTTGGCTCTGGCTAAACTGGGCCGTGCAAATGGGAGAGTTATTGTCCTGGATGGTGATCCAAAGAATACCTTTTGTGAGATATTCAAGAAAGAACACCCCGAGCGTTTTATTGAGTGTTTCACTGCAGAACAAAACATGGTAAGTGTGGCGCTGGGCTGTGCCACACGTGGTCGAACCATCGCCTTCGTTACTACCTTAGCTGCCTTTTTGACCCGAGCATTCGATCAGATCCGGATGGGAGCCATCTCTCGAACCAACATCAATCTCATTGGTTCCCACTGCGGGCTGTCGGTGGTTGCGGATGGACCCTCCCAGATGGCCCTCGACGATATAGCCATGTTCAGAAGCATTCCCAATTGCACTATTTTCTATCCGAGCGATGCGGTCTCAACAGAGCATGCTATTTATCTGGCTGCCAATACCAAAGGAATGTGCTTCATTCGAACCAGCGGACAAGACACCGCAGTTATTTATACcccaggagaaaattttgagaTCGGACAGGCCAAGGTTGTCCGCCACAGCAGTAATGACAAAGTCACAGTTATTGGCGCTGGAGTTACCCTGCATGAAGCCTTAGTGGCCGCTGATGCTCTTTCTCAACAAGGTATTTCTGTCTGTGTCATTGACCCGTTTACCATTAAACCCCTGGATGCTGCCACCATTATCTCCAAAGCAAAAGCCACAGGTGGCTGGGTTATCACGGTGGAGGAGCACTGCCAAGAAGGGGGCATTGGGGAAGCTGTATGCGGGGCTGTCTCGGGGGAGCCCGGCATCCACGTTCATCAGCTGGCAGTGTCCGCAATGCCTCCAAGTGAGAAACCTAGTGAATTGTTAGATACGTTTGGAATCAGCGCTAGACACATCATAGCGGCTGTGAAAAATACTTTAATGAACTAA